The Geothrix sp. DNA segment ACGCCCTGCGTCGGGCCTCGGAGGCCATCGTGGTGGGGCGTCATACCATCGAGGTGGATGATCCCCAGCTCACGGACCGCTGGTCCGCCCCCACGGCCCCCCACCGCAGCTTCGCGCGGGTGGTGATGGACGAGGGGGGCCAGATCCCCGCTTCCGCGCGGGTGTGGGCGCCCGTGGCCGGACAGCCCGTCTTCCGGGCGGTGATCGGGGATCCCGTGCCCCTGAGGGGCGTGGAGGACCTGCATCTCCCGCCCGATGGCCGGGGATGCAGTTTGCGGCACCTGTTGCACGAGCTCGCCGCCCGGGGGGTGGGCCGGGTCCTGGTGGAGGGTGGTGGCACCCTTGCCCGGGCCTTCCTGGACCTGGGCCTGGTGGACGAGTTCCACCGTTTCCAGAGCGATGCCCCCGCCGGCGGCAGCCCCGTACTGCTGGCTCTGCCGGGATCCTGGCGCTGCCGCGCCACCGGGACATGGCCCACGGGCCACTGGGAGATCTGGCGCTAGCCGACCCTCCTCCCAACCCCTGGCACGACCTTTGAAAAGACGCCTCGCCCCATCTCCCCACATCCCGTGGAGTCTCCCGTGAAGCACGCCCCTCTCGGCCCCGGTTCCCTGGTCGCCACCCTCCTGCTCCTGGCGGGCTGTGGCGGTTCGAGCGATGGCCCCAGCGCGGTCTCCGTCACCGTCCAGGGTCAGTACGAGAAGCGGGTGCTCTCCACTGCCGGTTTCGGCGCGGCCCCGACCACCCTCCCCACGCGCTACGCGTACGCCCAGGTGGTGAACAGCGCCTCGGGCCGGGTGGAGGCCGCCGGGACCCTGGGGGCCGATGGTACTCGGACTTTCGCGGTCCCCCGGGGCATCACCTTCTTCGTGGCCATCTTCGCGACGACCGAAGTCCCCGCCAGTGCCCCGGGCGGCGGCTTCTCCTTCTACGGGGGCGTCAAGAATGCCCTTCCGACCGCGACCTACGCCAGCGCCGAGGCCTTCAACCAGGTGCCCACCTGGTTCACCATCAGCGCGGACAGCGCTGCCAATGCCAGCGGCAACCTCACCCTGCGCGCCCTGGACGCCACCGGGGAGGCTGGCGCCTTTGCCATCGCCGACCAGATGACCACCTTCGCCCTGGGCATGCGCTCTCTGGAGCCCACACTGCAGCTCCCCGAGCTGTACGCCTTCTGGAATCCCGGCACCACCACCACCTATCCTTCCGTCGCCCTGGCCGCGGGCGGGTCGGCCATCCTGAAGCAGTCCACCGCCCTGGGCGGGCGGGCCATCTTCCAGCACGAGGTCCGCTATGCCGGACCGACGGCGGCGGATCGGGGCGCCGATGCCTACAACGACAGCCTCCTCCTGGAAGCCTGCGCCCGCCTGCTCTTCGCCGAGGACAGCCTCGCCTACGCCAATGGCACCTTCGGCCAGATCGTCCGCCGGGACAACGACAACGGGTTCGTGGCCCCGGGGGACGCTTCGGAACCCGCCATCGCCTTCGTGGGTGGCTTCAGCAGCTTCCTGTCCAGCGCCTTCCGGAACGACCCCTCCAGCTACGAGGTGCCCGCGGGAGGCGGCCTGCCCACGGTCTTCCGCCTGGACCAGCACACGGGCTTCATACCCACGGGCGGAGGCGAGTTCTATGCAGGCTCCGTGGCCCGCACGCTCTGGGGCATCTGGAAGAACAATGCCGTCTTCAGCGACAGCCAGGCGGGGCTCGGCACCCTGTGGAGCGCCACCATCCCCGCAACCGCCTCGTTGGGCTACGAGTACGGCAACACACCGCTCGCCTGCTATCCCACCTACCTGACCGGCCTGCGCCGTCTGGCGGGGCCCACGGCGTCCAACGCGATCCTGGATGAGCTCGCCCTGGAGAACGTGGGCAACGGCACGGACCCCACCTCGGGGCTCTACCTGAACGGCACCACCCTCTGGCGCCTGCCGGCGATCCCCTTCACGGATTCCGGCACCTTCCCCACCTATGCGGCCGGGTGGTCCTTCGACTGGAACCAGGCCCAGGCCTTCCGGTTCAGCCACATCGGCGGAGCCCGCACCTTGACCCTCAGCACCTCCGGGGCGGGCTTGGTGCTCGAGCTCTTCGACAGCGTCGGCTTGGTGCGACTGGCCACGGCCTCCTCCTCCGGGAGCGGCGTCATCAGCCTGCCCGCCCTGCCGGCCGGCACCTATGTGGTCCGGGTGCGGGTGGATCCCTACGCGACTTACCCTAACGGAAACATCAACTACAATCTTTTCGTGAATTAGCCTCCGCCCACCAGCCGCACCACCTCCAGCCGATCTCCCTCCTTCAAGGGCGTGGCGGGGTGGTCGGCCCGGCGGATGACCTCGCCATTCAGCTCGATGGCGCTTCCGAAGGCGGGCAGCTCCAGCCAGCGGGCCAGGTCCGCCAGGGTGCCCAGATCGGGCGTCTCCCGGAGGTCGCCGTTGAGGTGCAGCTTCACCGCGCCACCGCCGCCGCCTGGAACCCCTTCTCCAGGTCCGCGATGAGGTCGGGCTGATCCTCGATGCCCACCGAGAAGCGCAACAGGCCGTCCGTGATGCCCAGGCGAGCCTTGACCTCCGGGGCCGTTTTTAGGTGGCTCATGCTGGCGGGGTGCTGGATGAGGCTTTCCACGCCACCCAGGCTGACGCCCCGGGTGATGACCTCCAGGGCCTCGCAGAACCGCTGCCCGGCCACCAGACCCGCCCGCAGCTCGAAGCCCACCATGGCGCCGTACCCCTTCTCCATCTGACGGACGGCGATCTCGTGCCCGGGATGGCTGGGCAGGCCCGGGTAGTCCACCCGGGCTACGTGGGGCTGCCAGAGCAGCCACTGGGCCAGGGCCTGGGCGTTGTCGGAAGCCCGCCGCACCCGCAGGGCCAATGTCTTGAGGCCGCGGTGCAACAGCCAGGAGGCCATGGGATCCAGGGTGGGACCCAGGATCTTCGCGAGGTGCCAGCAGGCCACGATGTCAGCCTCGGGCCCCGCGATGACGCCGGCCACCAGGTCCGAGTGCCCCCCCAGGTACTTGGTGGCGGAAGCCACGCTGAGGTCGATGCCGAAGGCCAGGGGCCGAGTGTGGATGGGGCTGGGGAAGGTGTTGTCGGCCACGGTGCGGACACCGTGCTTCTTCCCGAGGGCCGCGACGCCCGCCAGGTCCGTCAGGGCCAGGGTGGGGTTGGAGGGGGTCTCCACCCAGATCATCCGGGTCTCCGGCTGGAGCGCGGCCTCCCACTCGGCCAGGTCCAGGGTGTTCTGCACCCAGGTCACCTTCAGGCCCCGCTCGGCCTCCCAGCGGCGGATGAGCTGTTCCGTGCCCAGGTAGATGGCGGCGGGGGCCACCAGGTGGTCGCCCGGCTTCAGCAGGGCCTCGAACACCAGGGCGAAGGCCGCCATGCCGGAGGCCGTCGCCAGGGCCCGCTCCGCGCCCTCGAGTTCGGCGAGTACCGCCTCGACCTCGCTGGTGTTGGGATTGCCCCACCGCGTGTAGAAGGCCGGCGGTTCGACGCTGGCGGAGAACTCGGCGCCCTCGCTGTTCTCCATCAGCTGGAAGACCGAGGTCTGGAAGATGGGTGTGGTCACGGCCCGGGTGGTGTTGAAGCGCTTCCCGGCGTGGATGGCGGTGGTGGTGGGTCCCCAGGGCTTGGGCATCGTGAACTCCGGCCCTCAGAATAGACGCGTCCTGGCTACCGCTTCCAGAACACGATGGCCAGAGCCACCACGGCGAAGGCGATGACGGTGATGAGCCGCCAGACGGTGGGGCGGTCGTCCGGCAGGTCGTAGGGACCGCGATCCTCCAGGGCCGCCCGGGTCAGCTCATCCTCCGGAGCCGGCACCAGCCCGCGGCAATCCACGCAGCGGAAGGGCTCGCCGGGCGTTTCGACGGCGTCCACGACGGAACACCCGCACGTCTGGCAGACGTGCACCACGCCCGGATGGTAGGCCTCAAGGGCGGCGGGGATCTCGTTCGTCATGAGCCCAGCATGGGGCGGGGGTCAGGGTTTGGCCAGGGCCTCGGCCAACACCTCGGTGACAAGCTTCGCATCCAGTCGTCCCTGGCCCGCCTTGAGGACCTGGCCCACGAGGAAGCCCTTGAGGCTCTCCTTGCCACCCCGGACCTGGGCCACGGGGCCCGGGTTCGCGTCCAGCACCTGGGCCACCAGCGCCTCGATGGCCCCCCGATCACTCACCTGGGCCAGCCCCCGCGCGGCCACGATGGCCTCGGCGGGCCCTTCGCCGGCCAGGAGGGCGGGGAAGACCTGGTCCTTGGCGGCGCCGAAGCCCAGGGTCCGCGCCTCCACGAGCCGGACCAGGCCGGCCAGGGCCTCCGGCGTGATGGGGAAGGCTTCGATGGTGGTCCCCCGCTCGTTGAGGGTGCGGCTCACCTCCCCCAGCATCCAGGCGGCGGCACCGCGACCCGAGCCGCTCAGACTCGTCACCGCCTCGAAGTAGGCGGCGAAGGCCGGGCTCTGGGCCAGGGTCTGGGCCTCGTCCAGGCCCAGGCCGTGGGCCTCGCGCCAGCGGCGGATGCGCCGCTCCGGCAGCTCGGGCAGGGCCGCCCGGGCGGCCTCGATCTCCGCCGGCTCCACCGCGAGCAGGGGCAGGTCGGGCTCCGGGAAATAGCGATAGTCCATGGCCGCCTCCTTGGTCCGCTGGGCCCGGGTCTCCCCCGCCGCGGCATCCCAACCCCGGGTCTCCATCTGCACGGCCCCGCCCCCTTCGAGCAGGGCCATCTGCCGCTCGAGCTCGTGCTCCAGGGCCTGGCGGACGAAGCGGAAGGAATTCAGGTTCTTCACCTCGACGCGGGTGCCGAAGGCCGCCGATCCGGAGGGGCGGATGCTGACATTGGCGTCACAGCGGAAGCTGCCCTCCTCCAGGTTCCCGTCGCAGATGCCCAGGCCCACCACCAGCCGGTGGAGGGTCTTGAGGTAGTCGGAGGCCTCGGCGGCGCTGCGAAGGTCAGGCGCCCCCACGACCTCGAGGAGGGGCACCCCGGCCCGGTTCAGATCCACGTGGCTGGCACTCCCTTCCAGATCATGGTGGCTCTTCCCCGCATCCTCCTCCAGGTGGGCCCGTTCGATCCGGATCCGCACGGGACCTTCCGCTCCCCGCACCCGGGCATCGCCGGGGATGTCCAGGTGGCCAGCCTCCACCAGGGCCACGGGTCCCTGGGTGATCTGGTACCCCTTCGGGAGGTCCGGATAGAAATACTGCTTGCGGTAGAAGGCACTGCGAGGCCGGATCTCCGCCTCCACGGCCAACCCCAGGGCCAGCGCCATGCGCACGGCCTCAGCATTCAGGGCCGGCAGGGCACCGGGCAGCCCAAGACACACCGGGCAGGTGAGGCTGTTGGGAGGGGCGCCGGTCAGGTTCCGGCAGGCACAGAACATTTTGGACCGGGTCCGCAGCTGGACGTGCACCTCCAAACCGATCACCGCTTCATACCCGGGCTTCATCGCGACTCCTGGGCTCAGTCTACTTCGGCCGGCCTACTTCCCGAGGCAGAAGCCGCTGAAGAGCGCATCCAGGGCGCTTTCGGCCCGATCCTCGCCCGTGAGCCGGGCCAGCAGGCCCCAGGCACCCTGCAGGAGGGAGGCCGGCAGCTCGGGGGGACAGCCCGGGTCCAGTTCCAGCAGCAGGTCCAGCTGCCGCGTCAGGTCATCCAGCAGCGCCACCTGGCGGTCGGTGGCCAGCGCCCCGAGGCAGGCGTCGGGCGCGAGGCCGCCCAGCAGTCGTTCCTTGAGGGCCGCCTCCAGGGCATCCAGGTCCCCCAGTTGTGCGGCGATGGCCACGCCTGGGGCCTCCGCCAGGTCCGCAAACGTGCGGACCTCCAGCACCTTCGCCCGGAAGGGGAGGAGGGCGGCATCCACCGGGGCCGAGGCCACCTCGCCGACGGGCACCAGGTGGAGGATCAGGTCGGCGTTCTCCAGGAGGGGCCCCACCCGGGCCATCCCCAGGCGCTCCACCGGGTCCTGGGATTCCCGGAGTCCCGCCGTGTCGAAGAGCCGCAAGGGCAGGCCCCGCCATTCACAGCGGACCTCGATGGTGTCCCGCGTGGTGCCCGGGATCTCGGTGACGATGGCCCGGTCCTCGCCGGCCAGGGCGTTGAAGAGGGTGCTCTTGCCGGCATTGGGGCGCCCCACCAGGGCCAGGCGGAGGCCGTCCTGGAGGCGCCGGGAGGCCCTGGCCCGGGACCGTTCCACGTGGAACCGCGCTGCCAGCGGCGCCAGCTCGATGGCCAAGTCCTTTTGATTCAACGAAATTCCCTCTTCTTCCCCGTAATCCACCGCCGCCTCGGCCCGGGCCATCCAGGGGGTCAGGCTGTGGCGGGCCCCGGAGATCCAGTCGGGCAGGGATCCGGCCCGGGCCTGGGCCAGGCGGAGCTGGGTGTCCGTCTCCGCACCCACCAGGTCCCGCAGGGCCTCGGCCTCCAGCAGGCCCTGCCTGCCGTTCAGCAGGGCCCGGCGGGTGAACTCCCCGGGCTCGGCCAACCGTGCGCCCAGGGTGCCCAGGTGGGCCAGGAGGCGCCGCACCAGCAGGGGATTGCCGTGGGTCTGCAACTCCACGATGTCTTCGCCGGTGTAGCTGTCGGGCCCGGGGAAGAAGAGCACCAGGGCCCGCTCCCGGAAGCCGTCCCAGGCCAGCGTGCGCACGGCGGCCTTCCGGGGGGCCGGCAGCGCGACGAGGGGGGCCAGCAGACCGGGCAGGCCGGGCCCGGAGACCCGCACCACCGCCACCGCAGCGGGCAGCAGCGGGGTCGCGGGCGCGCAGATGGGATCGGCGGTCGGATGCACCGAGCCAGTCTACTTCCGGAACACCTTCACCGGCTTGAAGGTGCCGGTGCCCTCGCTTTCGGTACCCAGGCCCGCTTCGCGGCTTACGACGAGATGCACCCAGCGCCGCTCGCGGGCGCTCAGGGCG contains these protein-coding regions:
- a CDS encoding trans-sulfuration enzyme family protein, with the protein product MPKPWGPTTTAIHAGKRFNTTRAVTTPIFQTSVFQLMENSEGAEFSASVEPPAFYTRWGNPNTSEVEAVLAELEGAERALATASGMAAFALVFEALLKPGDHLVAPAAIYLGTEQLIRRWEAERGLKVTWVQNTLDLAEWEAALQPETRMIWVETPSNPTLALTDLAGVAALGKKHGVRTVADNTFPSPIHTRPLAFGIDLSVASATKYLGGHSDLVAGVIAGPEADIVACWHLAKILGPTLDPMASWLLHRGLKTLALRVRRASDNAQALAQWLLWQPHVARVDYPGLPSHPGHEIAVRQMEKGYGAMVGFELRAGLVAGQRFCEALEVITRGVSLGGVESLIQHPASMSHLKTAPEVKARLGITDGLLRFSVGIEDQPDLIADLEKGFQAAAVAR
- the gatB gene encoding Asp-tRNA(Asn)/Glu-tRNA(Gln) amidotransferase subunit GatB, which codes for MKPGYEAVIGLEVHVQLRTRSKMFCACRNLTGAPPNSLTCPVCLGLPGALPALNAEAVRMALALGLAVEAEIRPRSAFYRKQYFYPDLPKGYQITQGPVALVEAGHLDIPGDARVRGAEGPVRIRIERAHLEEDAGKSHHDLEGSASHVDLNRAGVPLLEVVGAPDLRSAAEASDYLKTLHRLVVGLGICDGNLEEGSFRCDANVSIRPSGSAAFGTRVEVKNLNSFRFVRQALEHELERQMALLEGGGAVQMETRGWDAAAGETRAQRTKEAAMDYRYFPEPDLPLLAVEPAEIEAARAALPELPERRIRRWREAHGLGLDEAQTLAQSPAFAAYFEAVTSLSGSGRGAAAWMLGEVSRTLNERGTTIEAFPITPEALAGLVRLVEARTLGFGAAKDQVFPALLAGEGPAEAIVAARGLAQVSDRGAIEALVAQVLDANPGPVAQVRGGKESLKGFLVGQVLKAGQGRLDAKLVTEVLAEALAKP
- a CDS encoding tRNA modification GTPase produces the protein MHPTADPICAPATPLLPAAVAVVRVSGPGLPGLLAPLVALPAPRKAAVRTLAWDGFRERALVLFFPGPDSYTGEDIVELQTHGNPLLVRRLLAHLGTLGARLAEPGEFTRRALLNGRQGLLEAEALRDLVGAETDTQLRLAQARAGSLPDWISGARHSLTPWMARAEAAVDYGEEEGISLNQKDLAIELAPLAARFHVERSRARASRRLQDGLRLALVGRPNAGKSTLFNALAGEDRAIVTEIPGTTRDTIEVRCEWRGLPLRLFDTAGLRESQDPVERLGMARVGPLLENADLILHLVPVGEVASAPVDAALLPFRAKVLEVRTFADLAEAPGVAIAAQLGDLDALEAALKERLLGGLAPDACLGALATDRQVALLDDLTRQLDLLLELDPGCPPELPASLLQGAWGLLARLTGEDRAESALDALFSGFCLGK
- the thiS gene encoding sulfur carrier protein ThiS, with translation MKLHLNGDLRETPDLGTLADLARWLELPAFGSAIELNGEVIRRADHPATPLKEGDRLEVVRLVGGG